In Humulus lupulus chromosome 7, drHumLupu1.1, whole genome shotgun sequence, the following are encoded in one genomic region:
- the LOC133792777 gene encoding protein LURP-one-related 7 isoform X1: protein MDFSNSDPIPISIPIPIPIDLFVSKKHDKTHKDGDSYFLDSDGKIIYKVNRRSSNDSSSSTKRVLRDAEGTPLISIHNDHKGCWQCYKGDGESKDFLFRVLRTKNTLTRTELEVFLVAENLPDSSPDLKVKGFPFQRACTIYKDNDIVAQTSLMYKLDQIFVKRGKFRLTIYPGSVDHAFVVALIVIFLHG from the exons ATGGATTTTTCAAATTCAGATCCCATACCCATATCCATACCAATACCAATCCCGATTGATCTTTTTGTGTCCAAGAAACATGACAAAACCCACAAAGATGGAGACTCATACTTCCTTGATTCCGATGGCAAAATTATTTACAAGGTCAATCGTCGTTCCTCTAATGACTCATCGTCATCGACCAAGCGAGTTTTGCGTGACGCTGAAGGAACTCCTCTGATTTCTATCCACAATGACCAC AAGGGATGTTGGCAATGCTACAAGGGTGATGGTGAGTCTAAGGATTTCTTGTTCAGGGTACTGAGGACGAAAAATACACTCACTAGAACTGAGTTGGAGGTATTTCTTGTGGCTGAAAATCTGCCAGATTCATCTCCTGATCTCAAGGTGAAAGGTTTCCCTTTTCAAAGAGCCTGCACCATCTATAAAGACAATGACATTGTAGCCCAG ACTAGCCTCATGTACAAACTCGACCAGATTTTTGTTAAGAGGGGTAAATTTCGATTGACTATATATCCTGGATCTGTTGATCATGCTTTCGTTGTAGCTTTGATTGTAATATTCCTTCATGGATAG
- the LOC133792777 gene encoding protein LURP-one-related 7 isoform X2: MDFSNSDPIPISIPIPIPIDLFVSKKHDKTHKDGDSYFLDSDGKIIYKVNRRSSNDSSSSTKRVLRDAEGTPLISIHNDHGCWQCYKGDGESKDFLFRVLRTKNTLTRTELEVFLVAENLPDSSPDLKVKGFPFQRACTIYKDNDIVAQTSLMYKLDQIFVKRGKFRLTIYPGSVDHAFVVALIVIFLHG; this comes from the exons ATGGATTTTTCAAATTCAGATCCCATACCCATATCCATACCAATACCAATCCCGATTGATCTTTTTGTGTCCAAGAAACATGACAAAACCCACAAAGATGGAGACTCATACTTCCTTGATTCCGATGGCAAAATTATTTACAAGGTCAATCGTCGTTCCTCTAATGACTCATCGTCATCGACCAAGCGAGTTTTGCGTGACGCTGAAGGAACTCCTCTGATTTCTATCCACAATGACCAC GGATGTTGGCAATGCTACAAGGGTGATGGTGAGTCTAAGGATTTCTTGTTCAGGGTACTGAGGACGAAAAATACACTCACTAGAACTGAGTTGGAGGTATTTCTTGTGGCTGAAAATCTGCCAGATTCATCTCCTGATCTCAAGGTGAAAGGTTTCCCTTTTCAAAGAGCCTGCACCATCTATAAAGACAATGACATTGTAGCCCAG ACTAGCCTCATGTACAAACTCGACCAGATTTTTGTTAAGAGGGGTAAATTTCGATTGACTATATATCCTGGATCTGTTGATCATGCTTTCGTTGTAGCTTTGATTGTAATATTCCTTCATGGATAG
- the LOC133792777 gene encoding protein LURP-one-related 7 isoform X3: MDFSNSDPIPISIPIPIPIDLFVSKKHDKTHKDGDSYFLDSDGKIIYKVNRRSSNDSSSSTKRVLRDAEGTPLISIHNDHKGCWQCYKGDGESKDFLFRVLRTKNTLTRTELEVFLVAENLPDSSPDLKVKGFPFQRACTIYKDNDIVAQVRLASCTNSTRFLLRGVNFD; the protein is encoded by the exons ATGGATTTTTCAAATTCAGATCCCATACCCATATCCATACCAATACCAATCCCGATTGATCTTTTTGTGTCCAAGAAACATGACAAAACCCACAAAGATGGAGACTCATACTTCCTTGATTCCGATGGCAAAATTATTTACAAGGTCAATCGTCGTTCCTCTAATGACTCATCGTCATCGACCAAGCGAGTTTTGCGTGACGCTGAAGGAACTCCTCTGATTTCTATCCACAATGACCAC AAGGGATGTTGGCAATGCTACAAGGGTGATGGTGAGTCTAAGGATTTCTTGTTCAGGGTACTGAGGACGAAAAATACACTCACTAGAACTGAGTTGGAGGTATTTCTTGTGGCTGAAAATCTGCCAGATTCATCTCCTGATCTCAAGGTGAAAGGTTTCCCTTTTCAAAGAGCCTGCACCATCTATAAAGACAATGACATTGTAGCCCAGGTAAG ACTAGCCTCATGTACAAACTCGACCAGATTTTTGTTAAGAGGGGTAAATTTCGATTGA